A single window of Deltaproteobacteria bacterium DNA harbors:
- a CDS encoding insulinase family protein, which produces MGVVDMVINKNITRRYHFLVLILLLMIVLLSLPLSTKAAGKASKTAGNTQKVFRATLKNGLRVIIVRNTLAPVVTTEINYLVGSDEAPKGFPGTAHALEHMMFRGSRGLSASQLADIMAAMGGDFDADTQQMVTQYFFTIPSGDLNVALHIEATRMKGILGTDRLWDKERGAIEQEVAQDLSNPEYVLFTNLLATMFKGTPYAHDALGTRPSFDHTAAAMLDSFHKTWYVPNNAILVIVGDVKPRIALAEVKRLFGSILPGKLPQRPKFNFRPVKPIVLHLTTDLPYGLAVIAYRMPGTNSPNYAASQILSDVLSSQRGRLYALVPEGKALFAAFEFMALPKSGIGFALAAFPKGYNPQKLINKIKKILSQEVKKGVLSDIVEASKRVEISDAEFQKNSIPGLAMAWSNAVAIEGRNSPEDDLRAIEKVTVDDVNRVAVKYLDPKQAIVAVLTPQVSGKPVSSHGFGGAESFTPQKTKNVKLPAWAEAAIGKITVPHSTVKPSVIILPNGIKLIVQPESISNTVTIIGGIKNNPLLQTPQGQDGVSSIIDQLFEYGTTSLSRVAFQKALDDIGARESAGSSFFIRVLSSKFDRAVQLLADNELHPLLPAKAFKIVQRRTAAAVAGELESPDYLTSRALHVALFPKGDPVLRQPTPKTIDSLTLQDVKDYYNKVFRPDMTTIVVIGDVTLQEAREVVSKYFGNWKASGPKPKTDLPSAPLNKPSIVAIPDESRVQDKVYLTETLGLTRSNPDYYPLQLGNHVLGGAFYATRFYRDLRENRGLVYYVSSTFDISKTRGIYQVSYGCDPRNVSKARTIIVHDLKQMQESDITPEELRQAKAQLMRDIPLSESSETSIASGLLSRAIRGLHLNEPILSAHIYLKLSAKQVQDAYRKWIRPNDLVQVVEGPEPSLETK; this is translated from the coding sequence ATGGGTGTAGTAGATATGGTAATAAACAAAAACATAACACGGCGTTATCATTTTTTGGTATTGATTCTGCTTTTAATGATAGTTTTGCTGTCATTGCCTCTGAGTACCAAGGCAGCAGGGAAGGCATCAAAGACCGCCGGGAACACGCAAAAAGTCTTTCGTGCAACGTTGAAGAATGGGCTCCGGGTTATAATCGTTCGTAATACTCTTGCACCTGTTGTAACTACAGAGATAAACTATCTTGTTGGTTCTGACGAAGCGCCAAAAGGATTTCCTGGAACAGCTCACGCTCTTGAACACATGATGTTCCGGGGAAGCCGTGGTTTATCGGCGTCGCAGCTTGCTGACATTATGGCTGCAATGGGCGGCGATTTTGATGCAGACACACAGCAGATGGTAACACAGTATTTCTTCACGATACCTTCCGGGGACTTGAATGTAGCTCTTCATATTGAAGCTACCAGGATGAAAGGAATTCTTGGCACGGACAGGTTATGGGACAAAGAGCGGGGAGCTATAGAACAAGAAGTCGCGCAAGACCTTTCAAATCCAGAATATGTTCTCTTTACGAACCTCTTGGCAACAATGTTCAAAGGAACACCGTATGCTCATGATGCACTCGGGACCCGACCATCTTTCGACCACACGGCGGCAGCAATGTTAGATAGCTTCCACAAAACATGGTATGTACCAAACAATGCGATTCTTGTTATTGTTGGAGATGTGAAACCACGTATAGCCCTTGCAGAAGTTAAAAGGTTGTTCGGGAGCATCCTTCCTGGAAAATTACCGCAACGTCCAAAGTTTAATTTCAGGCCTGTTAAACCGATCGTACTGCATTTGACAACTGATCTGCCGTATGGTCTTGCAGTAATTGCTTATAGAATGCCCGGTACGAACAGTCCCAATTATGCAGCCTCTCAAATTCTATCTGATGTTCTAAGCAGTCAACGAGGAAGGCTCTATGCCCTTGTTCCAGAGGGGAAGGCACTCTTTGCTGCATTCGAGTTTATGGCACTGCCAAAATCAGGGATCGGTTTTGCTCTTGCTGCATTTCCGAAGGGATACAATCCGCAAAAACTTATCAATAAGATAAAAAAAATATTATCTCAGGAGGTAAAGAAGGGCGTTTTATCGGACATAGTTGAAGCATCAAAAAGGGTCGAGATTTCCGATGCCGAGTTCCAGAAGAATTCTATTCCTGGATTGGCGATGGCATGGTCTAATGCAGTGGCCATTGAAGGGAGGAACTCACCAGAAGATGATCTGAGAGCAATAGAAAAAGTGACTGTTGATGATGTAAATCGAGTAGCAGTGAAGTACCTTGATCCGAAGCAAGCAATCGTAGCAGTACTCACTCCACAGGTATCAGGCAAGCCGGTTTCTTCGCACGGATTTGGAGGTGCTGAATCTTTTACTCCTCAAAAGACTAAAAATGTGAAACTGCCGGCATGGGCAGAGGCAGCTATTGGAAAAATCACCGTGCCCCACTCCACAGTGAAACCTTCGGTGATAATTCTGCCGAACGGTATCAAACTCATTGTACAACCGGAATCCATAAGCAATACAGTTACTATTATTGGCGGCATTAAGAACAATCCACTGCTTCAGACTCCTCAAGGTCAGGATGGTGTGAGCAGCATTATCGATCAGCTCTTTGAATATGGTACAACCTCTCTGAGCAGGGTTGCATTCCAGAAAGCATTAGATGATATCGGCGCCCGTGAATCCGCAGGTTCAAGCTTTTTTATTCGTGTTCTCAGCAGCAAATTTGATAGAGCCGTGCAGCTTCTTGCAGACAATGAACTTCATCCACTGCTTCCAGCAAAGGCATTCAAGATTGTACAGCGCAGAACTGCGGCTGCAGTAGCAGGAGAGCTTGAAAGTCCGGATTACCTGACAAGCCGTGCCCTTCATGTTGCACTTTTTCCAAAAGGTGATCCTGTCCTCAGACAACCTACACCGAAAACGATCGACTCGCTCACTTTACAGGATGTCAAAGATTACTACAACAAGGTTTTTCGACCCGATATGACAACGATCGTGGTCATAGGAGATGTCACACTTCAAGAAGCACGCGAGGTTGTATCAAAATATTTTGGGAACTGGAAGGCAAGTGGTCCTAAACCGAAAACTGACCTTCCGTCAGCTCCTTTGAACAAGCCTTCTATTGTTGCAATACCCGATGAAAGCCGCGTGCAGGATAAGGTCTATCTTACCGAGACGCTCGGATTAACGCGATCTAATCCCGATTACTATCCTTTACAATTAGGTAACCACGTCCTTGGCGGTGCATTCTATGCTACAAGGTTCTACCGCGATCTCCGCGAGAATAGAGGCTTGGTTTACTACGTTAGCTCAACTTTCGACATTTCCAAAACGCGGGGAATATACCAAGTCAGCTACGGCTGTGATCCCCGGAATGTATCAAAAGCGCGGACAATTATCGTGCACGATCTCAAACAGATGCAGGAGTCTGATATAACGCCAGAAGAGCTGAGGCAGGCAAAGGCCCAGCTTATGCGTGACATACCACTGTCAGAGTCAAGCGAAACCAGCATAGCCAGCGGATTGCTGAGCAGGGCTATAAGAGGACTGCACTTAAATGAGCCAATACTCTCAGCGCATATATATTTGAAGCTGAGTGCAAAACAAGTTCAGGATGCTTACAGAAAATGGATACGGCCGAATGACCTCGTCCAGGTTGTAGAAGGTCCGGAACCATCCCTGGAAACGAAATAG
- a CDS encoding DUF302 domain-containing protein, translated as MEAFDYTVRTTKTFDGAVSTVEAKTKEKGFAVLHIHDIKAIFASKGIEHEPLKIIEICNTKYASQVLAKDIKIALMLPCRISVYAEGKETLISALRPRVIADFYPQADIGAMAQEIDKIILSIVDESK; from the coding sequence ATGGAAGCCTTCGATTATACGGTCCGGACGACGAAGACCTTTGACGGGGCAGTGAGCACTGTTGAAGCAAAGACAAAGGAAAAAGGGTTTGCTGTACTGCATATCCACGATATCAAGGCAATCTTTGCAAGCAAGGGCATCGAGCATGAGCCTCTTAAGATCATTGAGATCTGCAATACAAAATACGCAAGCCAGGTACTTGCAAAGGACATCAAGATCGCTCTTATGCTCCCCTGCCGCATCAGTGTCTATGCGGAGGGAAAAGAGACTCTCATCAGTGCATTACGCCCAAGAGTAATCGCAGACTTCTATCCGCAGGCGGATATAGGTGCAATGGCGCAGGAGATTGATAAAATCATCCTTAGTATCGTGGACGAATCGAAATAG
- a CDS encoding TolC family protein, whose translation MKKLLWIVYAVLILVPSVTMAQEGTTQNRFTLNQYVVEVLKANPSIKSMQAKVADFEARYHYTGVIPDPSLMFKINNMDTSYSVGEDPMSFLAIELDQVIPFPMKLHLESEIAYKKFQISRQLLRQKELEIQSQAVSAFSDYYYDVESLSLLEQYVKVIDTVIGTARQRYETGIASQQDMLRAMLERSRLDERIELIDLELNRSTARMNGLLGKTPDTQLPKPETLEPFAIGYGREALYNSAGNNSPEISIAKIDVEQGKLELSKSKWSYAPDLDIGGGIMTRGSYPPGWTAQIGISLPLYFWAKQRYMVKGAGAELIAAQQGENNTEKSTLAEIDAAYQEAQTTYSLINLYSNKIVPEAALTFSSAISSYTTGRVDFLTTMDALLMLIDYKQLLYKRTAEYYKALARLSVLSGVDLIKAGKE comes from the coding sequence ATGAAAAAATTGTTATGGATTGTATATGCTGTTTTGATCCTTGTGCCATCTGTTACCATGGCTCAGGAGGGTACTACTCAGAACAGGTTTACGCTGAACCAATACGTTGTCGAAGTGCTGAAAGCCAACCCATCTATCAAAAGTATGCAGGCAAAGGTTGCCGATTTTGAAGCACGGTATCACTACACCGGCGTTATCCCTGATCCATCATTGATGTTCAAGATAAACAACATGGACACAAGTTATTCTGTCGGCGAGGATCCGATGAGTTTTTTGGCCATAGAGCTTGATCAGGTAATACCTTTTCCCATGAAGCTGCATCTTGAATCCGAGATCGCATACAAAAAGTTCCAGATAAGCAGACAATTGCTCAGGCAGAAAGAGCTTGAAATCCAGTCACAGGCTGTATCTGCGTTCAGCGATTATTATTACGATGTTGAATCATTATCCTTGCTTGAGCAATATGTAAAGGTGATTGATACGGTTATAGGAACAGCAAGACAGAGGTACGAAACAGGTATTGCATCCCAGCAGGACATGCTGCGCGCGATGCTTGAACGTTCAAGGCTTGATGAGAGGATCGAGCTTATAGACCTGGAGCTGAACCGTTCAACCGCGCGGATGAACGGTTTGCTTGGTAAAACGCCTGACACACAACTGCCTAAGCCTGAAACACTTGAGCCTTTTGCCATAGGCTATGGCAGGGAAGCACTTTACAACTCTGCCGGAAATAATTCACCAGAGATATCCATTGCAAAAATAGACGTGGAACAAGGCAAGCTGGAGTTATCTAAAAGTAAATGGTCTTACGCCCCTGATCTCGATATCGGTGGAGGTATCATGACAAGAGGTTCTTACCCTCCCGGTTGGACAGCACAGATAGGAATAAGCCTGCCTTTATACTTCTGGGCAAAGCAGAGATACATGGTCAAGGGTGCAGGTGCAGAGCTGATCGCAGCACAACAGGGTGAGAACAACACAGAAAAATCGACACTTGCAGAGATAGATGCTGCATATCAAGAGGCACAGACAACCTACTCATTGATTAATCTGTACAGCAACAAGATCGTACCTGAAGCAGCACTTACATTCAGCTCAGCGATCAGCAGCTACACAACCGGCAGGGTAGACTTCCTTACGACCATGGATGCACTGCTCATGCTCATCGATTACAAACAGTTGTTGTATAAAAGGACAGCGGAATATTACAAGGCGCTGGCACGGCTCAGCGTGCTGAGCGGTGTAGACCTGATAAAGGCCGGTAAGGAATAG
- a CDS encoding redoxin domain-containing protein: MTAKEKNAGRSGLIIKASIIVILLLTGVLGYIGISRTTPQQESKSGITGQLSDNAQLIQPADLVKLLQLKKEEQPLILHVGFLSLYNQSHIPGADYVGAASSPEGLQKLRELLKDLSRNKFIVLYCGCCPWNNCPNIRPAYKELMAMGFTNVKMLYLPNGFVIDWVQKGYPVVSGTGNNNASGEGSNLPNNQGPVENENAPDFKLPTVENKIVNLSSYRGKVVLLNFWATWCPPCKMELPSMERLSEKLKGQPFVILGVNVDESNPDHVKTFIQKMGITFPILIDNGSVSNEYRVNGIPITFIIRKDGTIYDIVNGARSWDKNSYVNVFKKLIAEPYIKHKHT, from the coding sequence ATGACAGCGAAAGAAAAAAACGCCGGCAGGAGCGGGCTTATCATAAAAGCATCAATTATTGTCATACTTTTATTGACGGGTGTACTTGGATATATAGGCATCAGTAGAACAACACCGCAACAGGAGTCGAAATCCGGTATAACAGGACAATTGTCCGATAACGCACAGTTGATTCAGCCAGCAGACCTCGTAAAATTACTCCAGTTGAAAAAAGAAGAACAGCCGCTAATCCTCCATGTTGGCTTCCTTAGTCTGTACAATCAATCGCATATTCCCGGCGCCGATTATGTTGGTGCTGCTTCAAGTCCGGAAGGATTGCAGAAGCTGCGGGAGCTGTTAAAGGATCTGTCACGGAATAAATTCATTGTTCTGTATTGCGGATGCTGTCCGTGGAATAACTGTCCCAACATTAGGCCTGCGTACAAGGAATTAATGGCCATGGGTTTTACAAATGTGAAGATGCTTTATCTTCCTAATGGTTTTGTCATTGACTGGGTTCAAAAGGGCTATCCTGTTGTTAGCGGAACTGGCAATAACAACGCATCCGGGGAAGGGTCAAATTTACCAAATAATCAGGGGCCGGTAGAGAATGAAAATGCACCTGATTTTAAGCTTCCAACAGTTGAAAACAAAATCGTCAACTTATCCTCTTATAGAGGAAAGGTTGTATTACTTAATTTCTGGGCAACATGGTGTCCACCATGCAAGATGGAACTGCCATCAATGGAAAGGCTTTCAGAGAAACTAAAAGGACAGCCATTTGTAATACTCGGTGTTAATGTTGATGAAAGTAATCCTGATCATGTTAAAACGTTTATACAGAAGATGGGTATAACATTTCCCATTCTTATTGATAATGGCTCGGTCTCTAACGAATACAGAGTAAATGGTATACCAATAACCTTTATTATAAGAAAAGACGGAACAATATACGACATTGTAAATGGTGCAAGGTCATGGGATAAGAACAGCTATGTAAATGTGTTCAAAAAGTTGATAGCTGAGCCGTATATAAAGCATAAACATACTTGA
- a CDS encoding sigma 54-interacting transcriptional regulator — MKLQNAQCPKSDTGRKVAARAIHSAGNRKKGSFVAINCTAIPV, encoded by the coding sequence ATGAAGTTACAAAATGCTCAATGTCCTAAATCGGATACCGGCAGAAAGGTTGCAGCAAGGGCAATACACAGTGCAGGCAACAGGAAGAAGGGATCCTTTGTAGCTATAAACTGTACTGCTATACCGGTATAA
- a CDS encoding B12-binding domain-containing radical SAM protein, with protein MKFHLIFPRWPKLPQQTPFTLPPLGVITVAASLPDTVEASVCDENVQPVNFDKDCDVVGISIMLSCQAPRAYEIAGEFKKRGKTVILGGLHVALRPDEAIGHADSIVIGEAEGLLEQVVRDFQEGRLKKSYSMIGFPDISKIRNPRRDLYNKKRDYVYKGWELVDLVQTSRGCRFNCYPCCVPYLGGRKHRIRPIDQVVSDMESCSDLLFIVDNSLEQNVAWEKEVFRSMAGMGKRWVSHPISPVPEVLDLARKAGCWYIYHAIYTISDKIKDRIKMYHDYGIGVEGTILLGMDEHTEDFIKRFIDFLLTIELDLAEFTILTPFPGTQVYEQMKSEGRIFDTDWNHYNASTVVFQPYRMTPDALQKLYYDAWDSFYAAESQSVKMSKLFLQIYKDRRKDSTVSVHDKVSSPLSQS; from the coding sequence ATGAAGTTTCATTTAATTTTTCCGCGGTGGCCGAAATTGCCACAGCAAACGCCTTTCACCCTTCCTCCCTTAGGGGTTATTACAGTAGCGGCAAGCCTTCCTGACACGGTGGAAGCAAGTGTATGCGACGAAAACGTACAACCCGTTAATTTTGACAAAGACTGTGATGTGGTAGGTATATCTATCATGTTGAGCTGCCAGGCACCAAGAGCCTACGAGATAGCCGGGGAATTTAAAAAACGGGGGAAAACAGTCATCCTTGGAGGCTTACATGTAGCTCTACGCCCTGATGAGGCGATCGGGCATGCCGACAGTATTGTTATTGGAGAAGCTGAAGGGCTTTTAGAACAGGTTGTTAGGGATTTTCAGGAAGGCAGGCTTAAAAAATCATACTCGATGATCGGTTTTCCGGATATCTCTAAAATTCGGAATCCAAGGCGTGATCTGTACAATAAAAAAAGGGATTATGTGTATAAAGGGTGGGAATTGGTGGACCTTGTCCAGACATCACGGGGATGCCGTTTTAACTGCTATCCGTGCTGCGTACCTTACCTTGGCGGGCGTAAGCACCGCATACGTCCCATTGATCAGGTTGTTTCGGACATGGAAAGCTGCTCAGATCTTTTATTCATAGTAGATAATTCGCTGGAACAGAATGTAGCATGGGAGAAAGAGGTTTTCCGTTCTATGGCAGGGATGGGGAAACGCTGGGTATCTCATCCAATTTCTCCCGTACCCGAGGTATTGGACCTGGCACGAAAAGCGGGCTGCTGGTACATCTATCACGCTATATATACGATTTCAGACAAAATCAAGGACAGGATAAAGATGTATCATGATTACGGTATAGGTGTGGAAGGTACTATTCTTCTGGGTATGGATGAGCATACAGAAGACTTTATAAAAAGATTCATTGATTTCCTTCTCACCATTGAGCTTGATCTGGCTGAATTCACTATTCTTACCCCATTTCCAGGAACACAAGTCTATGAGCAAATGAAATCGGAGGGCAGAATATTTGACACGGATTGGAACCACTACAACGCCTCAACAGTGGTTTTTCAGCCGTACAGAATGACCCCGGACGCGCTTCAGAAACTGTATTATGATGCATGGGACAGTTTCTATGCGGCTGAATCTCAATCCGTTAAAATGAGTAAACTTTTCTTACAAATATACAAGGACAGGCGTAAAGACTCTACCGTAAGTGTTCATGATAAAGTGTCATCTCCATTAAGCCAAAGTTAG